A stretch of the Rosa rugosa chromosome 5, drRosRugo1.1, whole genome shotgun sequence genome encodes the following:
- the LOC133712716 gene encoding VQ motif-containing protein 8, chloroplastic-like gives MNSVKTFHENEQRSVARKETMISGNRPSPLKINRDSYLIHKQQPSRMAGAHGYHQQQQQRHHPVIIYTQSPKVIHTRPHDFMALVQKLTGLSRSDEEHVVKEDQTHNEAAHKTLHARQVEDSTIIHRCINDNETSSGVTDEIGGGGDDHRHGQNINVGGDVRADSSCFKASSAGPNRTLSGFSPMQQQNQHPYFADIPMFTPTSMDHHHLLCSPRPLYRFPDSSSQISPSTLCGSISPSMFKFIKGLPEY, from the coding sequence atGAACTCAGTGAAGACGTTCCATGAAAATGAACAGCGTTCAGTTGCAAGGAAGGAGACGATGATCAGTGGCAACCGACCCTCTCCATTGAAGATCAACAGAGATTCTTATCTCATTCATAAACAACAGCCTTCTCGCATGGCCGGAGCTCATGGATATCATCAACAGCAACAACAGCGGCACCATCCGGTCATCATTTACACTCAGTCTCCAAAAGTCATCCACACACGACCCCACGATTTCATGGCTTTGGTCCAAAAGCTCACCGGCCTCTCACGGTCCGATGAAGAACACGTCGTTAAAGAAGACCAAACTCATAATGAAGCTGCTCACAAAACCCTACATGCTCGTCAAGTTGAGGATAGTACCATCATCCACAGGTGTATTAATGATAATGAAACCTCTTCCGGTGTGACAGATGaaattggtggtggtggtgatgatcATCGTCATGGGCAGAATATTAATGTTGGCGGTGATGTTCGAGCTGACAGTTCCTGTTTTAAAGCATCATCAGCAGGTCCAAATCGCACTTTAAGTGGCTTTAGCCCAATGCAGCAGCAAAATCAGCATCCATATTTTGCAGATATTCCAATGTTTACGCCGACTTCGATGGATCATCATCACTTGCTCTGCTCACCTCGCCCGCTTTACAGATTTCCGGATTCGAGCTCACAGATCTCTCCGAGTACTCTTTGCGGTTCAATCTCTCCTTCAATGTTCAAGTTCATCAAGGGACTACCAGAATACTAA
- the LOC133709691 gene encoding uncharacterized protein LOC133709691: MEIPVVNRISDFELPSPSFQSQAFSISGIEKVYSVWTWGALILAVIASFGTIITRINFVIIRRLRHKTAEPLCLREEDDFSDIDDDDDETYSVSTSSSVSDEEDEEEEDDRRDEDFNVSGADRGRNRNLRLRRGRSFAGLNLNRFSWSDFASGKSVVKLWDNLALGLDLDDDSDDEYSGTGRTVSVYDMNKQKKINSFFAGSFQVPAATTSSRSTILTADTNASGRVALGVWDTRVGSRIPAMLAEWGPQIGRIVGVSSGGVDKVYVKDDVTGAVMVGDVRKVGAPLRNVTDADVSDTWWDADAVMVSDECFDESAAASGCDSAVTRCCSAVRSYLL, from the coding sequence ATGGAAATCCCAGTAGTGAATAGAATAAGCGATTTCGAGTTGCCCAGCCCGTCTTTCCAGTCGCAGGCTTTCTCCATTTCCGGAATCGAAAAGGTCTACAGTGTCTGGACATGGGGCGCTCTAATACTCGCCGTAATAGCTTCCTTCGGCACCATCATCACTAGAATCAACTTTGTTATCATCCGACGGCTCCGCCACAAGACCGCCGAGCCTCTCTGCCTCCGAGAAGAAGACGATTTCTCCGATATCGACGACGACGATGACGAAACATATTCCGTTTCCACGTCATCGTCGGTTTCCGACGAGGAGgacgaggaagaagaggacgacAGAAGAGACGAAGATTTCAATGTCTCGGGAGCTGACCGGGGACGGAACCGTAATTTGAGGCTCCGCCGTGGCAGAAGCTTCGCGGGCTTGAACTTAAACCGGTTCTCGTGGTCCGACTTCGCCAGCGGCAAGAGCGTCGTGAAGCTCTGGGACAACTTAGCTTTAGGATTGGACCTTGATGACGACAGCGACGACGAATATTCCGGCACCGGCAGAACCGTCTCCGTCTACGACATGAACAAACAGAAGAAGATAAACTCCTTCTTCGCCGGCAGCTTCCAGGTCCCGGCGGCCACCACGTCTTCGCGGTCCACGATTCTCACGGCTGACACGAACGCCTCCGGGCGCGTAGCCTTGGGCGTGTGGGACACCCGCGTGGGCAGCAGGATCCCGGCGATGCTCGCCGAGTGGGGCCCGCAGATCGGGAGAATCGTCGGAGTGTCCTCGGGCGGCGTCGACAAGGTTTACGTCAAGGATGACGTTACGGGGGCGGTAATGGTCGGTGACGTGAGGAAAGTGGGAGCTCCGTTACGAAACGTAACGGATGCTGACGTGAGCGATACGTGGTGGGACGCCGATGCGGTTATGGTCTCGGACGAGTGTTTTGATGAGTCGGCCGCCGCGAGTGGTTGCGACTCGGCCGTGACTCGGTGTTGTAGCGCGGTTAGGTCTTATCTGTTATGA
- the LOC133708552 gene encoding endonuclease 2: MESGSLVRIVPLCSLLLLLLFPVIHGWGIEGHTTVCRIAQSRLSDAAADAVKQLLPKYAENDLGTVCIWADRVKFRYHWSSALHYIDTPDNLCTYQYNRDCKDENGDKGRCVAGAINNYTTQLLTYSSGSSKSEYNLTEALLFLSHFFGDIHQPLHVGFTSDRGANTIEVHWYTRKQNLHHIWDSNIIETAEERFYENNLDELVDAIKQNITTEWADEVKAWETCSLNKTACPDVYASEGIKAACDWAYKGVDEGSVLQDPYFLSRLPIVNRRLAQGGVRLAATLNRIFG, translated from the exons ATGGAAAGTGGCAGCCTGGTCCGGATAGTTCCTTTGTGTtcactgcttcttcttcttctttttcctgtGATTCATGGTTGGGGTATCGAGGGTCACACGACGGTGTGTAGAATTGCTCAG TCTAGGTTGAGCGATGCGGCAGCAGATGCAGTGAAGCAATTGCTTCCCAAGTATGCAGAAAATGACTTGGGGACTGTGTGCATATGGGCCGATCGTGTCAAGTTTCGGTATCACTGGTCATCTGCCCTTCACTACATTGACACTCCTGACAACCTTTGCACTTATCAGTACAATA GGGACTGCAAGGACGAAAATGGAGACAAGGGGCGTTGTGTTGCAGGGGCCATAAACAATTACACCACTCAGCTTCTCACTTACAGCTCCGGTTCTTCCAAGTCGGAAT ATAACCTCACTGAAGCACTGTTATTCCTTTCTCATTTTTTCGGAGACATCCATCAG CCTCTACATGTGGGTTTCACTTCAGACAGGGGGGCCAATACCATCGAAGTTCACTGGTACACCAGGAAGCAAAATCTTCACCAT ATATGGGATAGCAACATAATCGAAACAGCAGAAGAGAGGTTCTACGAGAATAATCTGGATGAGCTGGTTGATGCGATTAAACAGAACATTACG ACTGAATGGGCAGATGAAGTTAAGGCTTGGGAGACCTGCAGTTTGAACAAGACAGCATGCCCAGATGT ATATGCATCTGAAGGTATCAAAGCAGCTTGTGATTGGGCTTACAAGGGTGTAGATGAAGGCTCAGTCTTACAAG ATCCATACTTCCTCTCCCGTTTACCTATCGTCAATAGGCGGTTGGCTCAAGGTGGAGTCCGGTTAGCAGCCACTCTCAACCGGATCTTCGGTTGA
- the LOC133708555 gene encoding universal stress protein A-like protein — protein MGEVVENGEAEIAEKPVMVAIDESECSHYALMWVIDNLKESITTKSPLLIFMAQPPPATSITFAAPLGAARMYCPPTPEFANNMQENHRKLTVALLERAKDICASHGVTAKTVTEIGDAKTAICAAVLKYNVNLLVLGERGLGKIKRAILGSVSNYCVQNAKCPVLVVKKPQVV, from the exons ATGGGCGAGGTAGTAGAAAACGGAGAAGCTGAGATTGCTGAGAAGCCGGTTATGGTGGCAATTGATGAAAGTGAGTGCAGTCACTATGCCCTTATGTGGGTTATTGACAACCTCAAAGAGTCCATAACTACCAAGTCACCGCTGCTCATCTTCATGGCGCagcctcctccggccaccagcATCACATTCGCGGCGCCTCTCGGGGCTGCTCGCATGTATTGCCCTCCCA CTCCAGAGTTTGCCAACAATATGCAGGAAAATCATAGGAAGCTTACAGTGGCTCTGTTGGAGAGAGCTAAAGACATATGTGCTAGTCATGGG GTGACTGCGAAGACAGTTACAGAGATTGGGGATGCTAAAACAGCCATATGTGCCGCAGTTCTAAAATACAATGTCAATTTGCTTGTTCTAGGTGAGCGTGGACTCGGAAAAATCAAAAG GGCTATCCTTGGGAGTGTTAGCAACTACTGTGTTCAGAATGCCAAGTGCCCTGTTCTTGTTGTGAAGAAACCACAGGTTGTTTGA
- the LOC133708556 gene encoding universal stress protein A-like protein isoform X1 has product MEQQGEEKMKKKVMVAIDESELSHYALEWTLENLGNTIHNSELLVFTAQPTTIDFGYTNNVLDPFCFTPELVAAIQENYKKVALVLLDKAKDICANHGIVAETVTEVGDPKKAICEAVEKFKIELLVLGSHGRGTVQRAFLGSVSNYCVHNAGCTVLVVRKPI; this is encoded by the exons ATGGAGCAGCAGGGagaggagaagatgaagaagaaggtgaTGGTGGCAATTGATGAGAGCGAGCTTAGCCACTACGCGCTAGAATGGACCCTCGAAAATCTTGGCAACACCATTCATAATTCTGAGCTACTCGTCTTCACTGCACAGCCCACCACCATTGATTTTGGTTACACAAACAATGTTCTCGATCCATTTTGTTTTA CTCCTGAGCTGGTAGCAGCTATACAAGAAAACTACAAGAAGGTGGCATTGGTTTTGCTGGATAAAGCTAAAGACATCTGCGCCAACCATGGG ATTGTTGCAGAAACAGTAACAGAGGTTGGTGATCCTAAAAAGGCAATATGTGAAGcggtagaaaaattcaagatCGAGTTACTAGTACTAGGCAGTCATGGTCGAGGAACTGTACAAAG GGCTTTCCTGGGAAGTGTCAGCAATTACTGCGTTCATAATGCCGGATGTACTGTTCTTGTTGTGAGGAAACCAATTTGA
- the LOC133708556 gene encoding universal stress protein A-like protein isoform X2, with product MEQQGEEKMKKKVMVAIDESELSHYALEWTLENLGNTIHNSELLVFTAQPTTIDFAPELVAAIQENYKKVALVLLDKAKDICANHGIVAETVTEVGDPKKAICEAVEKFKIELLVLGSHGRGTVQRAFLGSVSNYCVHNAGCTVLVVRKPI from the exons ATGGAGCAGCAGGGagaggagaagatgaagaagaaggtgaTGGTGGCAATTGATGAGAGCGAGCTTAGCCACTACGCGCTAGAATGGACCCTCGAAAATCTTGGCAACACCATTCATAATTCTGAGCTACTCGTCTTCACTGCACAGCCCACCACCATTGATTTTG CTCCTGAGCTGGTAGCAGCTATACAAGAAAACTACAAGAAGGTGGCATTGGTTTTGCTGGATAAAGCTAAAGACATCTGCGCCAACCATGGG ATTGTTGCAGAAACAGTAACAGAGGTTGGTGATCCTAAAAAGGCAATATGTGAAGcggtagaaaaattcaagatCGAGTTACTAGTACTAGGCAGTCATGGTCGAGGAACTGTACAAAG GGCTTTCCTGGGAAGTGTCAGCAATTACTGCGTTCATAATGCCGGATGTACTGTTCTTGTTGTGAGGAAACCAATTTGA